A part of Peptostreptococcaceae bacterium genomic DNA contains:
- a CDS encoding glycosyltransferase: MGKIMIITASTGGGHNQVAMTLEAGFEEHGHETNTVDFIKEENRMLEIIVEDGYEILAGWFPKFYGELYKITNRVNLDGPFVKLIIRAEKRRILEIIQEQKPDLIIGTHPFAVKLIGTLKKNSLIETPFISIVTDFEAHQAYIDQNVDAYVTGSRHTRAGLIIKGIEPEKIYTLGIPIKSNFLEKTNKPPSHPGAFTVLLMGGSMGLRGIKKVLSRLLAMDEAMFIYAVCGNNQELKNRLTEKHAQAIANGKLEVMGFVDNISELMDDADVIVTKPGGLTVSESIAKRLPMIIPFFIPGQEEENADFLALRGAAVKIEKEDDIADVVESMINDESVLKNMRENMDLMNRGDSIEGVIALAEDLLKRDEKKVGLKECLEKEINSLGIYNVWTAVKIEKGSSVMSRRLMDVCGIEYEAEFVEKVFIEDYYDDEEFKKDAGKRCKLR, from the coding sequence ATGGGCAAAATAATGATCATTACCGCTTCAACAGGGGGCGGACACAATCAGGTGGCGATGACCCTAGAAGCTGGGTTTGAGGAACACGGCCACGAAACTAATACGGTTGATTTTATAAAGGAAGAAAACAGAATGCTTGAAATCATAGTCGAAGATGGCTACGAGATTCTTGCCGGGTGGTTTCCTAAATTCTATGGGGAGCTGTATAAAATAACAAACAGGGTAAACCTTGACGGGCCCTTTGTGAAACTTATCATACGAGCCGAAAAAAGGCGGATTTTGGAAATAATACAGGAACAGAAGCCGGATTTGATAATCGGTACACATCCGTTTGCGGTAAAGCTGATCGGTACACTAAAAAAGAACAGCCTTATAGAGACTCCTTTTATATCAATTGTGACTGATTTTGAGGCGCATCAAGCATATATAGATCAAAATGTCGACGCATATGTAACGGGGAGCAGGCACACGAGAGCCGGATTGATAATAAAGGGCATAGAGCCCGAGAAAATATATACATTGGGGATACCTATCAAATCGAATTTCCTAGAAAAGACAAATAAGCCGCCTTCGCATCCGGGTGCATTCACGGTGCTTCTGATGGGAGGGTCAATGGGTCTTAGAGGTATCAAGAAGGTGCTTTCGCGTCTGCTTGCAATGGACGAAGCCATGTTCATATATGCAGTCTGCGGGAACAATCAGGAGCTTAAAAATCGCTTGACAGAAAAACATGCCCAGGCGATTGCGAACGGAAAGCTTGAAGTAATGGGTTTTGTTGACAACATTTCAGAGCTCATGGACGACGCCGATGTAATAGTAACCAAGCCGGGAGGTCTAACTGTTTCCGAGTCCATAGCAAAGCGTTTGCCTATGATAATACCATTCTTCATCCCGGGACAGGAGGAGGAAAACGCCGACTTCTTAGCCCTTAGAGGAGCGGCTGTGAAAATCGAAAAGGAAGATGACATTGCAGATGTGGTTGAATCCATGATAAATGATGAAAGCGTGCTGAAAAACATGAGAGAAAACATGGATCTAATGAACAGGGGAGACTCAATCGAAGGCGTAATTGCCTTGGCGGAAGACCTATTGAAGCGTGATGAAAAAAAAGTCGGTCTCAAGGAATGCCTGGAAAAAGAAATCAATTCTTTGGGAATATATAATGTATGGACTGCCGTAAAAATTGAAAAAGGGTCATCTGTAATGAGCCGTAGACTGATGGATGTCTGTGGCATTGAATACGAGGCCGAATTTGTAGAGAAGGTTTTCATAGAAGATTACTACGACGACGAAGAATTCAAGAAAGATGCAGGGAAGAGATGCAAACTTCGCTGA